Proteins encoded within one genomic window of Empedobacter falsenii:
- a CDS encoding efflux RND transporter periplasmic adaptor subunit codes for MDTKINQKNKKYKRLGIIAATTIILGGSSFYLMNPPRTLTVSANELMIKDVSEDYFEDFVVFQAQIEPINSIFINVIEGGSVQEIFVENGEMVTKGLPIARLYNPNTELNFLTQETAIIEQMNQLNVAKLSIRNQELDLSKDFVGIEHDFNQSKLDYELNQKLYDREVLAKNEWENTKEKMRYQQERKAIIQKSLVKERESNSIQLKQINEALSIMQKSLVTLRKNKQNFLVLAPETGRLSSFEATLGQSIEAGKSIGKVDILSGYKLVAMVDEYYLDRIQENQYGQIEIKGKIIKVKVTKISPEIKSGKFKTELEFIDKIPENLQEGLSVGVKLILSEKEKKLVIPKGSFYTTTQGKWIFVINNDKAIRRKIELGRENPSVYEVISGLKTNEKVIISNYEDYKEVQELTIKK; via the coding sequence ATGGATACGAAAATCAATCAAAAAAATAAAAAATATAAACGCCTCGGAATAATTGCTGCAACGACCATTATTTTAGGTGGTTCGAGTTTTTATTTGATGAATCCACCGCGAACTTTAACTGTAAGTGCAAATGAATTGATGATAAAAGACGTTTCTGAAGATTATTTTGAAGATTTTGTTGTTTTTCAGGCACAAATAGAACCAATTAATTCAATCTTTATCAATGTGATAGAAGGTGGTTCTGTTCAAGAAATATTTGTAGAAAATGGAGAAATGGTCACAAAAGGTTTGCCAATTGCACGATTATACAATCCGAATACGGAACTTAATTTTTTGACACAAGAAACGGCAATTATCGAGCAAATGAATCAATTAAATGTTGCAAAATTATCTATTCGGAATCAAGAATTGGATCTATCAAAGGATTTTGTAGGAATTGAACACGATTTTAATCAATCAAAATTAGATTATGAATTGAACCAAAAACTGTATGATAGGGAAGTGTTAGCGAAAAATGAATGGGAAAATACAAAGGAAAAAATGCGCTACCAGCAAGAACGAAAAGCAATTATTCAGAAAAGTTTGGTTAAGGAACGTGAATCAAATTCGATTCAATTAAAACAAATTAATGAAGCTTTATCTATCATGCAAAAAAGTTTGGTAACACTTCGAAAAAACAAACAAAATTTTTTGGTTCTAGCGCCTGAAACTGGTCGTTTAAGCTCTTTTGAAGCGACATTAGGACAATCAATAGAAGCAGGAAAAAGTATTGGAAAAGTGGATATTCTAAGCGGATATAAATTAGTTGCAATGGTAGATGAATATTATTTGGATCGAATACAGGAAAATCAATATGGACAAATCGAAATTAAAGGAAAAATCATAAAAGTAAAAGTGACTAAGATTTCTCCAGAAATAAAAAGTGGAAAATTTAAAACAGAATTAGAATTTATTGATAAAATTCCTGAAAATTTACAAGAAGGTTTATCCGTAGGAGTAAAGTTGATTTTATCCGAAAAAGAAAAGAAATTAGTTATTCCGAAAGGATCCTTTTATACAACGACACAAGGGAAGTGGATTTTTGTTATCAATAACGATAAAGCAATACGTAGAAAAATTGAATTAGGTAGAGAAAATCCGAGTGTTTACGAAGTGATTTCAGGATTAAAAACAAATGAAAAAGTAATTATTTCGAATTACGAAGATTATAAAGAAGTACAAGAATTAACAATAAAAAAATAA
- a CDS encoding sigma-54-dependent transcriptional regulator, giving the protein MKKTLATILILDDQEEILIASRLLLKRQFETIITCSDPKKIPQILVENEIDVVLMDMNFRTGYEDGKEGIFWLKEIQHAQPKTKVILMTSYGSVETAVEGLKLGAIDYILKPWDNDKLVDLIKEEIKQRRKSKQIKESKENKFFYGNSPSIEKVYKITNKIAKTDATILILGENGTGKSILAKSIHENSTRNNEKFIHVDLGSLNENLFESELFGYKKGAFTDAKEDTIGRFEAANNGTIFLDEIGNLPNHLQAKLLQVIQNKEIIRLGESSPRKVDVRIIVATNVNLENSVKEGHFREDLYYRINTISVTMPNLSERKEDIKPLIDYFLELYADKYEVEKPVINEQILYQLENYDWNGNIRELQNRIERAVILAEENEITIENLGFTTFIPQKITDNSNNLNEIERNKIVERLHFFEGNISKTAENLGVSRAALYRKLEKYNITNYK; this is encoded by the coding sequence ATGAAGAAAACTTTAGCCACTATACTGATTTTAGACGATCAAGAAGAAATATTAATTGCAAGTCGTCTACTTTTGAAACGTCAATTCGAAACTATTATCACTTGTTCTGATCCTAAAAAGATTCCACAAATCTTGGTAGAAAATGAAATTGATGTTGTTTTAATGGACATGAATTTTAGAACAGGTTATGAAGATGGAAAAGAAGGAATTTTTTGGCTGAAAGAGATTCAACATGCGCAACCAAAAACGAAAGTAATTTTGATGACTTCCTATGGAAGTGTAGAAACTGCAGTTGAAGGTTTAAAATTGGGTGCGATTGATTATATTTTAAAACCTTGGGATAATGATAAGTTGGTTGATCTTATAAAAGAAGAGATAAAACAGCGTAGAAAATCGAAGCAAATAAAAGAATCGAAAGAAAATAAGTTTTTTTATGGAAATTCTCCGAGTATCGAAAAAGTGTATAAAATCACCAATAAAATTGCAAAAACTGATGCAACAATCTTAATTTTAGGTGAAAATGGAACAGGTAAATCAATTTTGGCAAAATCAATTCACGAAAATTCTACTCGAAATAATGAAAAATTTATTCATGTTGATTTAGGTTCTTTGAATGAGAATTTATTTGAAAGTGAGTTGTTTGGATATAAAAAAGGTGCGTTTACCGATGCGAAAGAAGATACAATTGGTCGATTTGAAGCTGCAAATAATGGAACGATTTTTTTAGATGAAATTGGAAATTTACCAAATCATTTGCAAGCAAAACTTTTGCAAGTCATTCAGAATAAAGAAATTATTCGTTTGGGAGAAAGTTCACCAAGAAAAGTTGATGTTCGTATAATTGTTGCTACGAATGTGAATCTTGAAAATTCAGTAAAAGAAGGTCATTTTAGAGAAGATTTATATTATCGAATCAATACAATTTCGGTTACAATGCCGAATCTTAGTGAACGAAAAGAAGATATTAAACCTTTGATTGATTATTTTTTAGAACTTTATGCTGATAAATATGAGGTCGAAAAACCAGTTATTAATGAACAAATTTTGTATCAATTAGAAAACTACGATTGGAACGGAAACATTCGAGAATTGCAAAATAGAATTGAACGTGCGGTTATTTTGGCTGAAGAAAATGAAATTACGATTGAAAATTTAGGTTTCACAACATTTATTCCTCAAAAAATTACAGATAATTCAAATAATTTGAACGAAATAGAGCGAAATAAAATTGTAGAACGTTTACATTTTTTTGAAGGAAATATTAGTAAAACAGCCGAAAATTTAGGTGTTTCTCGTGCTGCTTTATATCGAAAATTAGAAAAATATAACATTACGAATTATAAATAA
- a CDS encoding sensor histidine kinase — protein sequence MKRNSLIFQLVFRILFLAFVLFMLAFIGIKNYWFSFTFVCIITIVSITEIIHFSKNYLSKNQKIIDALLYNDFSLNINQNQYKKDNSALKLYHKIKEEHVLNSSKEIIYHQLLNAVPFGFLILKKEENDRKIIFINHHFQLIFSVPKSSSWNYLKKLIPQFCETLENKEFDDFKSTIDIQINDEERQTYLIQNTKTLIAHDEYAIIFIDSIQRVIDSTEKEAWMNIMKVIAHEIINSLTPIYSLANTTKTYFETDNLDKNDYDDIRLSLDTIMNRSQHLQTFVEQYRQLTMLPNPVKSTQNLYEIVQGIEQSFSAEFHQKNIVFQNLIPQNIEVEIDRILFEQVLINLIKNAIYSLENVETKSIEISSKQTDNRLQIIIQDSGQLIDEEIISKIFLPFYTTRKDGAGIGLTLSKNIIEAHKGYLYYQQNDGVKRFNIILK from the coding sequence ATGAAACGCAATTCTCTTATTTTTCAGTTAGTATTCAGAATACTTTTTTTAGCATTTGTTTTGTTTATGTTGGCTTTTATTGGAATCAAAAATTATTGGTTTTCATTTACATTTGTATGTATTATTACAATTGTTTCGATTACGGAAATAATTCATTTTTCTAAAAATTATCTTTCTAAAAATCAGAAAATTATAGATGCTTTATTGTACAATGACTTTAGCTTAAATATTAATCAAAATCAATATAAAAAAGACAATTCTGCATTAAAATTATATCATAAAATTAAAGAAGAACACGTTTTAAATTCGTCTAAAGAAATCATTTATCATCAATTATTGAATGCCGTTCCGTTTGGTTTTTTGATTCTTAAAAAAGAAGAAAATGATCGAAAAATTATATTTATCAATCATCATTTTCAACTAATATTTAGCGTTCCAAAATCAAGTTCGTGGAATTATCTAAAAAAATTGATTCCACAGTTTTGTGAAACTTTAGAAAATAAAGAATTTGATGATTTTAAAAGTACAATTGACATACAAATTAATGATGAAGAGCGACAAACTTATCTGATTCAGAACACAAAAACGTTGATTGCGCATGATGAATATGCGATTATTTTTATCGATTCGATTCAACGTGTGATTGATTCCACTGAAAAAGAGGCTTGGATGAATATTATGAAAGTCATTGCGCATGAAATTATCAATTCTTTGACGCCGATTTATTCATTAGCAAATACCACAAAAACTTATTTTGAAACTGACAATTTAGATAAGAATGATTATGATGATATTCGTTTGAGTTTAGACACAATTATGAATAGAAGTCAGCATTTACAGACATTTGTAGAGCAATATCGCCAATTGACCATGTTACCAAACCCTGTTAAATCAACTCAAAATTTATATGAAATTGTCCAAGGAATTGAACAATCTTTTTCGGCTGAATTTCATCAAAAAAATATTGTTTTTCAGAATTTAATTCCACAAAATATTGAAGTTGAAATTGATCGTATCTTATTTGAACAAGTTTTGATTAACTTAATCAAAAATGCGATTTATTCATTAGAAAATGTAGAAACTAAATCTATTGAAATTTCATCGAAACAAACTGATAATCGATTGCAAATTATTATTCAAGATTCTGGACAATTGATTGATGAAGAAATCATTTCCAAAATATTTTTACCTTTTTATACAACTCGAAAAGATGGTGCAGGAATTGGCTTAACACTTTCCAAAAACATTATAGAAGCGCACAAAGGTTATTTGTATTATCAACAAAATGATGGTGTAAAACGTTTTAATATAATTTTAAAGTAA
- a CDS encoding heavy metal translocating P-type ATPase — MNAQTLTIPIINLNSEKDVELINKLLSEIENLDEYTVNLDAKTINVSAKKLWKVSPKIYETLKQNNFKIDSVEKSYPVLNMTCASCASSSQANLNRQLGVVNAEVNYGNGMGKIEYIPTLVSPENLKNALVEVGYDLVIDESKNQDEEIEQLHEEKYKTLKNRVIWALIFGVPLFIVGMFFMDMPYGNYIMWAFSTPILFIFGQQFFVGAWKQLKNKSANMDTLVALSTSVAYIFSVFNTLFPEYWHSKGLHAHPYFEAAGLIIVFILIGKLMEERAKGNTSEAIKKLIGLQPNTVLVVIDGNQVEVKIEDVQIGDLIVAKPGDKIAVDGIIVSGESFIDESSLTGEPIPVEKGIDANVFSGTLNQNSPIQYKALKVGNDTLLAQIIQSVKNAQGSKAPVQQLVDKIAGVFVPIVIIIAILTFITWLVVGQENAFTMALLSMITVLVIACPCALGLATPTAIMVGMGKGAEQGILIKNAESLELAKKIDTIILDKTGTITEGKPKVQELIWFDDSAKNVLYTIENNSQHPLAKAITEHIGEQDILPELKIEDVSGKGLKANILDKVYYVGKTSWINELNIQIDEKVEQAIQDFSTKNYTTSFFGNDEKVLGLIGISDEIKATSVEAIKAFHEKGIEVWMVTGDNEFSANAIAKQVGIDQVVANALPNDKMNIIKDLQQKGKVVAMVGDGINDSAALAQADVSIAMGNGSDIAIDVAEVTLIGGDLTKIDHAINLSTQTVKTIHQNLFWAFIYNVIGIPIAAGVLYPINGFLLDPMIAGAAMALSSVSVVTNSLLLKYKKI; from the coding sequence ATGAATGCACAAACACTTACTATACCGATTATCAATTTGAATTCAGAAAAAGATGTTGAACTCATCAATAAATTACTTTCTGAAATAGAAAATCTTGATGAATATACTGTGAATTTAGATGCTAAAACGATTAACGTTTCGGCAAAAAAATTATGGAAAGTTTCCCCTAAAATCTATGAAACTTTAAAGCAAAATAACTTCAAAATAGATTCTGTCGAAAAATCTTATCCCGTTCTCAATATGACGTGTGCTTCGTGTGCGAGTAGTTCTCAAGCGAATCTTAATCGTCAATTGGGTGTCGTAAATGCAGAAGTGAATTATGGAAATGGAATGGGAAAAATCGAGTATATTCCTACTCTTGTTTCTCCAGAAAATTTGAAAAATGCTTTAGTAGAAGTTGGATATGATTTGGTGATTGATGAGTCTAAAAATCAAGATGAAGAAATAGAACAACTTCACGAAGAAAAATACAAAACGCTGAAAAATAGAGTAATTTGGGCTTTAATTTTTGGAGTTCCTTTATTTATTGTTGGAATGTTTTTTATGGATATGCCTTACGGAAATTACATTATGTGGGCATTTTCTACGCCAATTCTTTTCATTTTTGGACAACAATTTTTCGTAGGTGCTTGGAAACAATTGAAAAATAAATCGGCTAATATGGACACTTTAGTCGCGCTAAGCACTAGTGTTGCTTATATTTTTAGTGTTTTCAATACATTATTTCCAGAATATTGGCACAGCAAAGGTTTGCACGCGCATCCTTATTTTGAAGCTGCTGGTTTAATCATCGTTTTTATCTTGATTGGTAAATTGATGGAAGAACGTGCGAAAGGAAATACTTCCGAAGCGATCAAGAAATTAATCGGATTACAACCTAATACTGTATTAGTTGTAATAGATGGAAATCAGGTTGAAGTGAAAATTGAAGATGTACAAATTGGTGATTTGATTGTTGCAAAACCTGGAGATAAAATTGCGGTTGATGGAATTATTGTTTCGGGAGAATCTTTTATCGATGAAAGTTCATTGACAGGAGAACCAATTCCAGTCGAAAAAGGAATTGATGCGAATGTTTTTTCAGGAACTTTAAACCAAAACTCTCCTATTCAATATAAAGCCTTGAAAGTAGGGAATGATACACTTTTGGCTCAAATTATTCAATCGGTTAAAAATGCACAAGGAAGTAAAGCGCCAGTTCAACAATTGGTAGACAAAATTGCAGGTGTTTTTGTCCCGATTGTAATTATTATTGCAATTCTAACGTTCATTACTTGGTTAGTTGTAGGTCAAGAAAATGCTTTTACAATGGCGCTTTTATCGATGATTACCGTTTTGGTTATTGCTTGTCCTTGTGCGCTTGGTTTAGCAACCCCAACTGCAATTATGGTTGGAATGGGAAAAGGTGCTGAACAAGGAATTTTGATCAAAAATGCCGAAAGTTTAGAATTAGCGAAGAAAATTGATACAATTATTTTAGATAAAACAGGAACAATTACCGAAGGAAAACCGAAAGTACAAGAATTGATTTGGTTTGATGATTCTGCTAAAAATGTACTTTATACAATCGAAAATAATTCGCAACATCCTTTAGCAAAAGCGATTACAGAACATATTGGAGAGCAAGATATTTTACCTGAACTAAAAATTGAAGATGTATCTGGAAAAGGTTTGAAAGCTAATATTTTAGATAAAGTTTATTATGTTGGAAAAACAAGTTGGATAAATGAATTAAATATTCAGATTGATGAAAAGGTTGAACAAGCTATTCAAGATTTTTCGACTAAAAATTATACCACTTCTTTCTTTGGAAATGATGAAAAAGTTTTGGGATTAATTGGAATTTCTGATGAAATAAAAGCAACTTCTGTTGAAGCTATTAAAGCTTTTCATGAAAAAGGAATTGAAGTTTGGATGGTAACTGGTGACAACGAGTTTTCGGCAAATGCAATTGCAAAACAAGTCGGAATTGATCAAGTGGTCGCAAATGCTTTACCAAATGATAAAATGAATATTATCAAAGATTTGCAACAAAAAGGAAAAGTTGTTGCAATGGTTGGTGATGGAATTAATGATAGTGCAGCGTTGGCTCAGGCAGATGTTTCGATTGCAATGGGTAATGGTTCTGATATTGCGATTGATGTGGCAGAAGTTACGTTGATTGGAGGAGATTTGACAAAAATAGATCATGCAATTAATTTATCTACGCAAACGGTCAAAACAATTCATCAAAATTTATTCTGGGCATTTATTTACAATGTAATCGGAATTCCAATCGCTGCTGGAGTACTTTATCCAATTAATGGATTTTTGTTAGATCCTATGATTGCTGGTGCTGCAATGGCTTTGAGTAGTGTAAGTGTTGTAACAAATAGTTTATTGTTAAAGTATAAAAAGATTTAA
- a CDS encoding RES family NAD+ phosphorylase — protein MLVYNIRKAKYSKSLQASGVANRWNKNDEFVIYAGSSRALSTLELVVHRSSISIDNSYKLLVIEIDCEEDEIYEIKKSKLPRNWQSVEAYPELQEIGSAWYQDFKYLVIKVPSSIIPKEYNYLINTKHPDFSSKVKIKELEDYNWDDRLL, from the coding sequence ATGTTAGTTTACAATATTCGTAAAGCGAAATATTCAAAATCATTACAAGCTTCTGGAGTTGCCAACAGATGGAATAAAAATGATGAATTTGTTATTTATGCAGGAAGTTCTCGCGCGCTTTCAACCTTAGAATTGGTGGTGCATAGAAGTTCTATTAGCATTGATAACTCGTACAAATTATTAGTGATAGAAATTGATTGCGAAGAAGATGAAATTTATGAAATTAAAAAGTCTAAATTACCTAGGAATTGGCAATCTGTAGAGGCTTATCCCGAGTTACAAGAGATTGGTTCTGCTTGGTATCAGGATTTTAAATATTTGGTTATCAAAGTTCCATCGTCAATCATTCCAAAAGAATATAATTATTTAATCAATACAAAACATCCTGATTTTTCTTCAAAGGTTAAAATCAAAGAATTAGAAGATTATAATTGGGATGATCGTTTGTTATAA
- a CDS encoding antitoxin Xre/MbcA/ParS toxin-binding domain-containing protein produces MATVKLKKYEQIINEIPEVRDFTSVYFYVNRYNIDQKYIQYLDELSTLKDEIISSWLNITTRTYRNYKTKDVSLKDNTKEHIVLLISLYKHGLEVFNTKDDFEKWLTTPNVLLDKKSPADFLDTVSGLKFIDNRLTAIEYGENV; encoded by the coding sequence ATGGCAACTGTTAAACTAAAAAAATACGAACAAATCATAAATGAAATCCCTGAAGTAAGAGATTTTACGAGTGTTTATTTTTACGTAAATCGTTATAATATTGATCAAAAATACATTCAATATCTTGATGAATTATCAACGCTAAAAGACGAAATAATCTCAAGTTGGTTAAATATCACAACGCGTACCTACAGAAATTACAAAACAAAAGATGTATCTCTTAAAGACAATACAAAAGAGCATATTGTTTTATTGATTTCTTTATACAAGCACGGTTTGGAGGTTTTCAATACAAAAGATGATTTTGAGAAATGGTTAACAACGCCTAATGTTTTGTTAGATAAAAAATCGCCAGCAGATTTTCTTGATACAGTTTCAGGTCTCAAATTTATCGATAATCGTTTGACTGCGATAGAATACGGAGAAAACGTCTAA